Proteins from one Juglans microcarpa x Juglans regia isolate MS1-56 chromosome 6S, Jm3101_v1.0, whole genome shotgun sequence genomic window:
- the LOC121237282 gene encoding protein MODIFIER OF SNC1 1-like isoform X3, translating to MTSSMLSGERRWASSSTRRGGMTVLGKVAVPKPINLPSQRLENHGLDPSVEIVPKGTHSWGSRSSSSTSNAWGSSTLSPRTDGGSGSPSLLSGRPSSGGSGTRPSTASSDRAHEPSVNNAWGQNSRPSSASGTLTSNQTSLTSLRPRSADNRPGSSQLSRFAEPLPENPGAWGAVGTSERLGVSAPKNDGFSLTSGDFPTLGSEKENFGKSTESQDRGSHSRPNSSSGGVAPLKERSGTSIAGDVSMNADAKSGIANSWRQDNPPYSKDIGTSGVEKWQADPQPYPNANIPHHFEAWHGPPVTNPPSGVWFRGPLGGPPYGPPVGPGGFPIEPFPYYRPQMPPTALASPQPGPPPGGGPRGHHPKNGDLYRPHIPDSYIRPGMPIRPGFYPSPVAYEGYYGGPMGYCNSNERDVPFMGMVAGPSLYNRFSTQNAPEPNNSLGRSGGYGSTGKTMVPEHVESGHPHDTRGPYKVLLKQQNDWDGKIEEKKWEATIATSAGYVEKGNRPGMSSRENDWRSDYGNDERMGLRETVPSQEISIQTYDNQRSSSVPVKAKSPESVGNTKAIDDISARNLESASTGLPEITDEGGRGFVYPEIIHASEITNPASREMGVSVGDKSLESTAASRTTISRKSIHDMQGRGGNRGQRGHNSQEVDGWQKKSRVIDSASLVSASRFETNSNVIHVHEHHTSVEASEKSASHHRAKDDRESTPVFDPSDYQSQRPKLRELEQRAKQLREEEEERTRKQMAKAHAKLEELDRRKHSMEGPTQNAEHASSDAIDNQQELNAVPPTGEGSASRVEQFPVLSCELPQEKPKSVNKESIVHNQSMSLHQNADSADVAYGNNDSHVHDGNAAKQKRMGYKQKQNLEKNSNVKLISPGTNEALKHHNDAVGKVTVSVGTVANETTLSCKSSLPVNSNSVAESSSLTVNATAVVESSLPHRKKNNRSVKNKHKVEAASSMATLPSSESKETNLVNASPECGKPNASDTKLDPNLVQSVIMSKDENLLLEQCSSLPTDDSHGRVNNSQWKSQHSRRTSRNPQVNRPAEKFHGDVIWAPVASHNKADADEASRKNVVEVISPSMKRDHQVQSNPKYKRAEIERYVPKPAAKEMAQQGNNQQLVASSINQTTSDERVGRADYSSPGSQPAGSAIVKVGLGLDSRNGDGRQNKQQGKSHGSWRQRGPAEFSVQSTQDGPSSYPSRNVQKSVEHYQSQLPDVDSVEEQQKCSDEKNAPDGWNIPDNSESVAPVAVTVIKDQRVGGRGKRHPFKGQKGMGNNNDLDQKKISSGETSKIDTQSSSIEMSQTHLPTTTENRGIGERTTAHWQPKSQAFAANYQQGSRPSSGRSVGAGVVWTNKKESTRQGAVPQTHLHDNRTGGLSQPHRDHDQSPSKKVDVEEPLDVGHQEAKRGRRVGSLRGRPHSPNEILVSPAEQAPETLDVRHEQRSSLGYRKSGHHNNNHLGRGHETRGDWNSSGQDSKHHNPPVNWERQRQTSHYEYQPVAPYNSNKSNSAEGPKDVAHNIGPRFKERSQNHSRRGGGGNSY from the exons ATGACATCGAGTATGTTGAGCGGAGAGAGAAG GTGGGCTTCTTCTTCTACCAGAAGAGGTGGCATGACAGTTTTAGGGAAAGTTGCTGTTCCAAAACCCATAAACTTACCAAGTCAAAG GTTAGAAAATCATGGCCTGGACCCAAGTGTGGAAATTGTTCCTAA GGGTACCCATAGCTGGGGCAGTAGATCATCTTCTTCCACATCAAATGCATGGGGTTCTTCAACACTATCTCCGCGAACTGATGGTGGTAGTGGTTCACCAAGTCTTCTCAGTGGCCGTCCTTCATCTGGTGGTAGTGGCACAAGGCCATCAACTGCCAGTAGTGATAGAGCTCATGAACCTAGTGTTAACAACGCATGGGGACAAAACTCTAGACCATCATCAGCTTCTGGCACATTGACATCTAATCAGACATCACTGACATCGTTGCGTCCTCGCAGTGCAGACAATAGACCAGGTAGCTCACAGTTATCCCGGTTTGCTGAACCATTGCCTGAAAATCCAGGTGCATGGGGTGCTGTTGGGACTTCAGAGAGACTG GGGGTATCGGCACCCAAGAATGATGGTTTTTCTCTAACTTCCGGAGATTTTCCAACACTGGGTTCGGAGAAAGAGAATTTTGGCAAGAGTACTGAGTCACAAG ACCGCGGTTCTCATAGTCGACCTAACTCATCTTCTGGTGGAGTTGCACCGCTGAAAGAGAGGAGCGGGACATCTATCGCTG GTGATGTTTCTATGAATGCAGATGCGAAAAGTGGTATTGCGAATTCTTGGAGACAAGATAACCCTCCATACAGTAAAGATATAGGCACGTCTGGTGTGGAGAAGTGGCAGGCTGATCCACAACCATATCCCAATGCTAATATTCCTCATCATTTTGAAGCTTGGCACGGTCCTCCAGTAACTAACCCTCCAAGTGGTGTTTGGTTCAGAGGACCTCTGGGCGGTCCTCCATATGGACCTCCTGTTGGTCCTGGTGGTTTTCCCATCGAACCATTTCCTTATTATCGTCCTCAAATGCCGCCTACTGCTCTTGCCAGTCCACAGCCAGGTCCCCCACCAGGAGGCGGACCAAGGGGACACCATCCAAAAAATGGAGATTTGTACAGACCGCATATACCGGATTCCTACATTCGGCCAGGTATGCCAATTAGGCCTGGATTTTACCCCAGTCCTGTGGCATACGAGGGCTATTATGGTGGTCCAATGGGATACTGCAATTCAAATGAACGGGATGTTCCATTTATGGGAATGGTTGCTGGCCCCTCTCTATATAACAGGTTCTCGACCCAAAATGCACCTGAGCCTAACAATTCACTTGGAAGATCTGGTGGATATGGTTCTACTGGCAAAACGATGGTCCCGGAACATGTGGAGTCTGGTCATCCTCATGATACTCGAGGACCATACAAAGTTCTTCTGAAGCAGCAGAATGATTGGGATGGAAAGATTGAAGAGAAAAAGTGGGAGGCAACAATAGCAACCAGTGCTGGATATGTTGAGAAGGGGAACCGACCAGGAATGTCTTCACGTGAGAATGACTGGAGGTCAGATTACGGAAATGATGAGAGAATGGGTTTAAGGGAGACAGTGCCAAGTCAAGAAATCTCTATTCAGACTTATGACAACCAACGGTCTTCTTCTGTACCTGTTAAAGCTAAGTCTCCTGAAAGTGTGGGAAATACGAAAGCAATTGATGATATTTCAGCAAGGAATTTGGAATCTGCATCCACGggtttaccagaaattacag ATGAAGGTGGTAGGGGTTTTGTGTATCCTGAAATAATCCATGCCTCTGAAATCACAAATCCTGCCTCCCGTGAAATGGGTGTTTCTGTTGGAGATAAGAGCCTTGAATCTACTGCTGCCAGTCGAACAACAATCTCcag GAAATCTATTCATGACATGCAAGGCAGAGGTGGTAATCGTGGTCAGAGAGGGCACAATAGCCAAGAGGTTGATGGTTGGCAGAAAAAATCTCGAGTAATAGACTCTGCAAGTCTTGTATCAGCCTCACGGTTTGAGACTAATTCTAATGTCATCCATGTTCATGAACACCATACATCTGTTGAGGCTTCTGAAAAGTCTGCATCACATCATCGAGCAAAAGATGATAGAGAATCCACTCCTGTGTTTGATCCGAGTGATTACCAGTCAcag CGTCCTAAGTTGAGAGAGCTTGAGCAACGGGCCAAACAACtaagggaggaggaggaagaacgGACAAGAAAGCAAATGGCCAAGGCTCATGCAAAACTGGAAGAGTTGGATAGGCGTAAACATTCAATGGAAGGTCCAACTCAGAATGCAGAACATGCTTCAAGTGATGCCATTGATAACCAGCAAGAATTGAATGCCGTTCCTCCAACTGGTGAGGGCAGTGCCAGTAGAGTTGAACAATTCCCTGTTTTGTCCTGTGAGCTACCTCAAGAGAAACCTAAGAGTGTCAACAAGGAATCGATAGTACACAATCAATCTATGTCATTGCATCAGAATGCTGATAGTGCTGATGTTGCTTATGGTAATAATGATTCCCATGTTCACGATGGTAATGCCGCAAAGCAGAAGCGAATGGGCTACAAACAAAAGCAGAATCTTGAAAAGAACTCTAATGTGAAGTTAATTTCCCCCGGCACTAATGAGGCACTGAAACACCATAATGATGCAGTGGGTAAGGTCACAGTCTCAGTTGGTACGGTTGCCAATGAAACCACCTTGAGCTGCAAATCAAGCTTGCCTGTGAACTCAAATTCAGTGGCTGAGTCCTCGAGCTTGACTGTGAATGCAACTGCAGTGGTTGAATCCTCCTTACCTCACAGAAAAAAGAATAACAGGAGTGTCAAGAACAAGCACAAAGTCGAGGCAGCATCATCTATGGCTACTTTACCATCATCAGAATCAAAAGAAACAAATCTTGTGAATGCTTCTCCTGAATGTGGTAAGCCAAATGCTTCTGATACTAAGTTGGATCCTAACTTGGTTCAGTCAGTAATCATGTCCAAAGATGAAAATCTATTATTGGAGCAATGTTCATCTTTACCAACGGACGATTCTCATGGTAGAGTGAATAATAGCCAGTGGAAATCTCAGCATTCTCGCAGGACGTCAAGAAACCCACAAGTTAATAGACCAGCAGAGAAATTTCATGGTGATGTTATTTGGGCACCAGTGGCGTCACATAATAAAGCTGATGCTGATGAAGCCAGTCGGAAAAATGTAGTTGAAGTGATTTCTCCATCCATGAAGCGTGATCATCAAGTACAGAGTAACCCCAAATATAAGAGGGCCGAAATTGAGCGATATGTACCAAAGCCTGCAGCAAAAGAAATGGCTCAGCAAGGAAACAATCAACAACTGGTGGCATCCTCAATAAATCAGACTACATCAGATGAGAGAGTTGGGAGAGCAGATTATAGCTCTCCAGGCAGTCAACCCGCTGGCTCAGCTATTGTAAAAGTGGGGCTTGGCTTGGACTCCCGAAATGGGGATGGTAGGCAGAATAAGCAGCAGGGAAAATCTCATGGGTCGTGGAGGCAACGTGGTCCAGCAGAGTTCAGCGTGCAGAGTACACAAGATGGGCCTTCTTCATACCCTAGTCGGAATGTTCAAAAATCTGTTGAACATTACCAAAGTCAGCTGCCGGATGTAGATTCAGTGGAAGAACAACAAAAGTGTTCTGATGAAAAGAATGCTCCTGATGGATGGAACATTCCTGACAATTCCGAGTCAGTTGCACCAGTTGCAGTTACTGTCATAAAAGATCAGAGAGTGGGAGGCAGAGGAAAACGACATCCATTCAAGGGACAGAAAGGCATGGGGAATAATAATGATCTCGATCAGAAGAAAATTAGCAGTGGAGAAACCAGCAAAATTGATACCCAATCTTCCTCCATAGAAATGAGTCAAACACACTTGCCTACGACAACAGAAAATCGAGGTATTGGGGAACGTACAACAGCTCATTGGCAACCCAAATCTCAGGCATTTGCTGCTAATTATCAACAGGGAAGCAGACCCAGTAGCGGCCGAAGTGTAGGTGCTGGAGTTGTCTGGACGAACAAAAAAGAGTCTACTCGTCAGGGTGCAGTACCACAAACACACCTTCATGACAATAGAACCGGTGGTTTGTCACAGCCTCACCGTGATCATGATCAATCTCCCTCTAAAAAAGTCGATGTGGAAGAACCATTGGATGTAGGGCATCAAGAGGCTAAAAGAGGGAGAAGGGTAGGTTCCTTGAGGGGACGACCCCACTCCCCGAATGAAATTCTTGTTAGCCCAGCCGAACAAGCCCCTGAAACTCTGGATGTTAGACACGAGCAACGGTCATCATTGGGGTACCGCAAGAGTGGACACCATAATAATAACCATCTTGGCAGGGGGCATGAAACTCGTGGAGATTGGAACTCATCCGGGCAAGATAGCAAACATCATAACCCACCAGTAAACTGGGAGAGGCAGAGGCAGACTTCACATTACGAGTACCAGCCAGTCGCCCCCTACAACAGTAACAAATCAAACAGTGCTGAGGGACCTAAAGATGTAGCACATAATATAGGTCCAAGGTTTAAGGAAAGGAGTCAAAATCACTCGAGGCGTGGTGGTGGGGGAAACTCTTATTGA